One genomic segment of Polynucleobacter sp. MWH-UH2A includes these proteins:
- the hisG gene encoding ATP phosphoribosyltransferase produces the protein MKLTLALSKGRIFEETAEILSKVGIVPKEDPEKSRKLIIETSNPDVRLIIVRASDVPTYVQFGGADFGVAGLDVLMEKGTDGLYVPFDLNIAKCRMSVAVRDGFDYAAAVKQGSRLKVATKYVNCARDHFANKGVHIDTIQLYGSMELAPLVGLADAIVDLVSTGNTLKANGLVEVEPIADISARLVVNQASYKRKRAQLQPIFDLLK, from the coding sequence ATGAAATTGACTTTAGCCCTCTCAAAAGGGCGTATCTTCGAAGAGACTGCAGAGATCCTATCTAAGGTTGGCATAGTGCCAAAAGAGGATCCTGAAAAGTCTCGCAAACTCATTATCGAGACATCCAATCCTGATGTGCGTTTAATTATTGTGCGCGCATCTGATGTGCCCACTTATGTGCAATTTGGTGGCGCTGATTTTGGTGTGGCTGGCTTAGACGTTCTAATGGAAAAAGGCACTGATGGTTTATATGTGCCTTTTGATTTAAATATCGCAAAGTGTCGTATGTCCGTTGCAGTACGTGATGGCTTTGACTACGCCGCCGCAGTAAAGCAAGGCTCACGCCTGAAAGTGGCAACCAAGTATGTCAATTGCGCTCGAGATCACTTTGCCAACAAAGGTGTTCACATCGACACTATTCAGCTATATGGCTCAATGGAACTTGCGCCATTAGTTGGTTTGGCTGACGCGATTGTTGACCTTGTTTCCACTGGCAATACCTTAAAGGCAAATGGTTTGGTTGAGGTGGAGCCGATAGCAGATATCAGTGCTCGCTTAGTAGTGAATCAAGCTTCCTATAAGCGTAAGCGTGCTCAGTTACAGCCTATTTTTGATTTGCTGAAGTAA
- the hisD gene encoding histidinol dehydrogenase — protein MSSQVQVKRLDSKNAGFKETLLSSLSLPTADDAAIDAAVVKILSAVKDKGDSAVLEFTKQFDRLNVSGVSELEIPRQDLEKAYKDLSVEQKNALDIAAERVRAYHERQKIEAGCHSWEYEEADGTKLGQKVTPLDRVGIYVPGGKAAYPSSVLMNAIPAKVAGVAEVIMVVPTPDGARNSLVLAAAYLAGVDRVFTIGGAQAVAALAYGTQTIPSVDKIVGPGNAYVAAAKRRVFGIVGIDMIAGPSEILVLCDGFTNPDWVAMDLFSQAEHDEQAQSILLCPDAAFIEQVQASINRLLPEMPRAKVITASLTNRALLIQVKDMAEACDIANAIAAEHLEICAVEPRQWAEKIRHAGAIFMGNYTSESLGDYCAGPNHVLPTARTARFSSPLGVYDFIKRSSMIEVSEAGAQSLGQVASTLAHGEGLQAHARAAEMRLKKSN, from the coding sequence ATGTCATCTCAAGTTCAGGTTAAGCGACTCGATAGTAAGAATGCAGGTTTTAAAGAAACCTTGCTCTCCAGCCTTTCTTTGCCAACGGCGGATGATGCAGCCATAGATGCTGCAGTGGTCAAAATTTTGTCCGCCGTAAAAGATAAGGGCGATAGCGCAGTTCTAGAATTTACAAAGCAATTTGATCGATTAAATGTTTCTGGTGTTTCCGAGCTTGAAATACCTCGTCAGGATCTAGAAAAAGCCTATAAAGACTTATCAGTCGAGCAAAAAAATGCTTTAGATATCGCGGCGGAGCGAGTCCGCGCTTATCACGAGCGTCAGAAAATTGAAGCGGGTTGTCATTCATGGGAATACGAAGAGGCTGACGGCACGAAGCTTGGCCAAAAAGTGACTCCATTAGACCGCGTTGGGATTTATGTTCCTGGCGGTAAGGCGGCATATCCCTCATCCGTTTTAATGAATGCAATTCCTGCCAAGGTAGCGGGTGTAGCAGAAGTCATTATGGTGGTGCCAACTCCCGATGGTGCTCGTAATTCTTTGGTATTGGCGGCCGCCTATCTAGCTGGTGTTGATCGGGTGTTTACGATTGGGGGAGCTCAAGCAGTTGCTGCTTTGGCATACGGTACTCAGACCATCCCATCAGTCGATAAGATTGTGGGTCCAGGTAATGCCTACGTTGCTGCTGCTAAGCGCAGGGTATTCGGCATAGTCGGTATCGATATGATTGCCGGCCCGTCAGAGATTTTGGTTTTATGTGATGGGTTTACCAACCCTGACTGGGTTGCTATGGATCTCTTCTCTCAAGCAGAGCATGATGAGCAAGCACAATCCATTTTGTTATGCCCTGATGCAGCTTTTATTGAGCAAGTACAAGCGAGCATTAATCGACTGCTGCCAGAAATGCCAAGAGCTAAGGTGATCACCGCTTCGCTGACGAATCGCGCTTTATTGATTCAGGTAAAGGATATGGCAGAAGCATGCGACATTGCTAATGCGATTGCTGCTGAGCATTTGGAGATTTGCGCTGTTGAGCCACGTCAGTGGGCTGAGAAAATTCGTCATGCAGGCGCTATTTTTATGGGTAACTACACTAGCGAATCCCTGGGGGATTACTGCGCAGGCCCCAATCACGTATTGCCAACTGCCCGAACCGCTCGTTTTTCTTCACCGCTAGGTGTGTATGACTTCATTAAGCGCTCAAGCATGATTGAGGTGAGTGAGGCTGGGGCACAAAGCTTAGGTCAAGTAGCCAGTACGCTTGCGCATGGAGAAGGCTTGCAAGCGCACGCACGCGCAGCTGAGATGCGTCTCAAGAAATCAAATTAA
- the hisC gene encoding histidinol-phosphate transaminase translates to MSRFWSPVVRSLTPYIPGEQPQMQRLVKLNTNESPYGPSPKALAAINQQTNDDLRLYPDPEGKTLKQAIAKLHGLNPNQVFLGNGSDEVLAHVFAGLLKQSKPIHFPDITYSFYPVYCKLFDIEYKTIPLGKDFEINLNDYATPNGGIIFPNPNAPTGRSVARSEIEKLLSHNKDSVLVIDEAYVDYGTESCIPLLRDSSCPENLLVVHTLSKSRALAGLRVGFALGHPDLIEGLERVKNSFNSYPLGRLAQAGAIATIEDQAHLEATSAKVIQTRAQLIEQLNGLGFNTLPSTANFIFTRHPKHSGAKLYQALRDRGIIVRHFKAPRIEEFLRITIGTDEQSGELVAALKEILA, encoded by the coding sequence ATGAGCCGTTTTTGGAGCCCTGTCGTCAGAAGTCTGACCCCTTATATTCCAGGGGAGCAGCCGCAAATGCAGCGACTGGTCAAGCTCAATACTAATGAGAGTCCTTACGGCCCATCTCCAAAGGCACTCGCAGCCATCAACCAACAAACCAACGATGATTTACGCCTCTATCCAGATCCAGAGGGGAAAACCTTAAAGCAAGCAATTGCTAAATTACACGGCCTCAATCCAAACCAAGTGTTTTTGGGTAATGGCTCCGATGAGGTATTGGCTCACGTTTTTGCAGGGCTACTAAAACAAAGTAAGCCAATTCATTTCCCTGACATTACTTATAGTTTTTACCCAGTCTACTGCAAGCTCTTTGACATCGAATACAAAACCATTCCATTGGGCAAAGATTTTGAAATCAATCTAAATGACTATGCCACTCCAAACGGTGGAATCATTTTTCCTAATCCGAATGCGCCAACTGGCAGATCTGTTGCTCGGTCAGAAATTGAAAAATTACTTTCTCACAACAAAGACTCCGTTTTAGTGATCGATGAAGCCTATGTCGATTACGGAACAGAATCTTGCATTCCACTATTGCGCGATAGCAGCTGCCCAGAAAATCTTTTAGTCGTTCACACCCTATCTAAATCAAGGGCGCTGGCGGGTCTAAGAGTGGGTTTTGCACTGGGGCATCCCGATCTCATAGAGGGTCTTGAACGCGTCAAGAATAGCTTTAACTCCTACCCTTTAGGCCGCTTGGCACAAGCCGGGGCAATTGCCACAATCGAAGATCAAGCACACCTTGAAGCAACGAGTGCGAAAGTAATTCAGACTCGAGCTCAATTGATTGAGCAGTTAAATGGGTTAGGCTTTAACACGCTTCCTTCTACTGCAAACTTTATTTTTACACGTCATCCAAAACATTCTGGCGCCAAGCTGTATCAAGCACTGCGAGATCGCGGCATTATCGTGCGCCACTTTAAAGCGCCTCGAATTGAAGAGTTTTTACGTATTACGATTGGCACTGATGAACAAAGCGGCGAACTCGTCGCTGCCTTAAAAGAAATTCTTGCTTAA
- the hisB gene encoding imidazoleglycerol-phosphate dehydratase HisB, with the protein MRQADVTRNTSETKIQISINLDGTGKAELASGVPFLDHMLDQIARHGMIDLKVVAQGDTHIDDHHTVEDVGITLGQAFAKAVGDKAGITRYGHSYVPLDETLSRVVIDFSGRPGLEFNVPFTRARVGDFDVDLSIEFFRGFVNHAGVTLHIDNLRGINAHHQIETVFKAFGRALRMALAIDPRASGAVPSTKGSL; encoded by the coding sequence ATGCGGCAAGCCGACGTAACCCGAAACACTTCGGAAACCAAAATTCAAATTTCCATCAATTTAGATGGCACTGGCAAGGCTGAGCTTGCCTCAGGCGTACCTTTCTTGGACCACATGTTGGATCAAATCGCACGTCACGGCATGATTGACCTCAAAGTAGTGGCTCAAGGCGACACGCATATCGATGATCACCACACCGTCGAGGATGTGGGCATTACCTTGGGCCAGGCCTTTGCAAAAGCAGTAGGCGATAAAGCAGGCATCACTCGCTACGGACATTCCTATGTGCCTTTGGATGAAACATTGTCACGTGTAGTGATCGACTTTTCTGGTCGCCCAGGCTTGGAATTTAATGTGCCCTTTACACGTGCGCGTGTAGGCGACTTTGATGTTGATCTCAGTATTGAGTTCTTCCGTGGTTTTGTGAATCACGCGGGAGTGACTTTGCACATTGATAACTTGCGTGGCATCAATGCTCACCACCAAATTGAAACAGTCTTCAAGGCCTTTGGTCGTGCCTTACGTATGGCTCTGGCTATAGACCCACGCGCTTCTGGCGCAGTTCCTTCAACTAAGGGAAGCCTTTAA
- the hisH gene encoding imidazole glycerol phosphate synthase subunit HisH — MGNLRSVYQAFHHVAPDENVLIARKPEEIQNADRVVLPGQGAMPDCMKHLEESGLLEALLEASKNKPLLGVCVGEQMLLDKSAEVRPGEQWTACLGLIPGEVRRFELAGKKQADGSAYKVPHMGWNQVRQDRQHPIWKGIPDLSSFYFVHSYYVVPKRAEDIVGSTEYGDWFTSAVARDNIFATQFHPEKSAEYGLKLYQNFVHWQP; from the coding sequence ATGGGTAACCTTCGTTCCGTATATCAGGCATTTCATCATGTGGCTCCCGATGAAAATGTATTGATTGCCCGTAAGCCAGAAGAAATTCAAAATGCGGATCGTGTTGTGCTGCCAGGTCAGGGAGCCATGCCAGATTGTATGAAACACCTAGAAGAATCTGGTCTATTGGAAGCGCTGCTTGAGGCATCCAAAAATAAGCCTTTATTGGGGGTTTGTGTGGGCGAGCAGATGCTCTTGGATAAGAGTGCTGAAGTACGTCCTGGCGAACAATGGACAGCTTGCCTTGGGCTGATTCCAGGGGAGGTGCGACGTTTTGAATTGGCTGGCAAAAAACAGGCGGATGGCTCTGCTTATAAAGTCCCGCACATGGGTTGGAATCAAGTGCGACAAGATCGTCAGCACCCTATTTGGAAGGGGATTCCAGATTTAAGTAGTTTTTATTTTGTGCATAGCTACTATGTTGTCCCCAAACGTGCGGAAGATATCGTTGGATCCACTGAATACGGCGATTGGTTTACTTCTGCTGTAGCAAGGGATAATATTTTCGCAACACAATTTCATCCAGAAAAAAGCGCAGAATACGGATTAAAGCTGTATCAAAATTTTGTTCATTGGCAACCCTAA
- the hisA gene encoding 1-(5-phosphoribosyl)-5-[(5-phosphoribosylamino)methylideneamino]imidazole-4-carboxamide isomerase codes for MLLIPAIDLKDGHCVRLEQGDMDKATVFSEDPGAMAAHWISKGARRLHLVDLNGAFAGKLKNESAIKSILKAVGDEIPVQLGGGIRDLETIERLLDDGISTVIIGTAAVKNPGFVQDACTAFPGHVMVGLDARDGKVATDGWSKITGHEVIDLAKKFEDWGVEAIIYTDIGRDGMLKGVNVDATIKLAQAIRIPVIASGGLSNNQDIEVLCKAEEEGVMGVIAGRSIYSGDLDLAAAQKYADELTLKYAKKII; via the coding sequence ATGCTACTCATTCCTGCAATTGATCTTAAAGATGGACACTGCGTTCGATTGGAGCAAGGTGACATGGATAAGGCCACCGTGTTCTCAGAAGATCCTGGTGCGATGGCTGCTCATTGGATTAGCAAAGGCGCACGTCGCTTGCATTTGGTTGATCTCAACGGCGCTTTCGCTGGCAAATTAAAAAATGAATCCGCGATCAAATCGATTCTGAAAGCAGTTGGTGACGAGATTCCAGTGCAACTTGGTGGCGGTATTCGTGATCTAGAAACGATTGAGCGTTTATTGGATGACGGTATTAGCACGGTGATCATTGGCACTGCTGCAGTGAAAAATCCAGGTTTTGTCCAGGATGCTTGCACTGCATTTCCAGGACATGTCATGGTGGGCTTGGATGCCCGCGATGGCAAGGTGGCCACAGATGGCTGGAGCAAGATTACCGGTCACGAGGTAATTGATCTCGCTAAGAAGTTTGAAGACTGGGGTGTTGAGGCAATCATCTATACCGATATTGGTCGGGACGGCATGCTTAAGGGCGTCAACGTTGATGCTACGATCAAATTAGCTCAGGCAATCCGTATTCCAGTGATTGCGAGCGGAGGTCTCTCTAACAATCAAGACATTGAGGTGCTATGCAAGGCCGAAGAAGAAGGTGTCATGGGTGTGATTGCTGGCCGCTCAATTTATTCAGGCGATTTAGATTTGGCAGCGGCTCAAAAATACGCTGATGAATTAACGCTGAAGTACGCAAAGAAAATTATCTAG
- the hisF gene encoding imidazole glycerol phosphate synthase subunit HisF: protein MLTKRIIPCLDVTAGRVVKGVNFVGLRDAGDPVEIAKRYDTQGADELTFLDITATSDGRDLILHIIEDVASQVFIPLTVGGGVRAVADVRRLLNAGADKVSMNSSAVANPDLVSDAAAYYGSQCIVVAIDAKQTDAGNWEVFTHGGRTATGIDVVAWATEVAKRGAGEILLTSMNRDGSKDGFDLALTAAVSDAVSVPVIASGGVGNLQHLVDGITKGHADAVLAASIFHYGEYTVGQAKEYMAAQGIPVRI, encoded by the coding sequence GTGCTAACTAAACGAATTATTCCTTGCCTTGATGTAACTGCAGGAAGAGTTGTTAAAGGCGTTAACTTTGTTGGCTTGCGCGATGCTGGCGATCCCGTAGAAATCGCTAAACGCTATGACACGCAAGGCGCTGATGAGCTGACTTTTCTTGATATCACTGCAACATCGGATGGTCGCGACTTAATTCTGCACATCATTGAAGATGTCGCCTCACAAGTCTTTATTCCATTAACGGTTGGTGGTGGCGTTCGTGCTGTAGCTGATGTGCGTCGTCTGCTCAATGCTGGCGCGGATAAGGTGAGTATGAATTCCTCTGCGGTGGCTAATCCTGATTTGGTATCTGATGCTGCCGCTTATTACGGTTCGCAGTGTATCGTTGTGGCGATTGATGCCAAGCAGACAGATGCAGGAAATTGGGAGGTATTTACTCATGGTGGCAGAACCGCTACCGGCATTGATGTAGTGGCTTGGGCTACCGAAGTAGCGAAACGTGGTGCCGGTGAAATTCTGCTAACCAGCATGAATCGCGATGGCAGTAAAGATGGCTTTGATCTTGCTTTAACTGCAGCTGTAAGTGATGCAGTGTCAGTTCCTGTGATCGCCTCTGGCGGAGTTGGTAATTTGCAGCATTTGGTCGATGGCATTACCAAAGGCCATGCTGACGCAGTCTTGGCTGCCAGTATTTTCCACTATGGTGAATATACCGTTGGACAAGCAAAAGAATATATGGCTGCCCAAGGAATCCCAGTTCGCATCTAG
- the hisI gene encoding phosphoribosyl-AMP cyclohydrolase, with translation MTQSQNKPKSTFTPVQSLEVGPWLDAVTWNEQGLVPVIAQEFGSNDILMMAWMNRDALLATLRLGEAVYWTRSRQKLWHKGEESGHTQKVKEIRLDCDGDTILLIVEQKDGIACHTGEHSCFFQQWDSSKAAWVDESSKSK, from the coding sequence ATGACGCAATCCCAAAATAAGCCTAAGAGCACATTTACCCCTGTTCAATCGCTTGAGGTGGGTCCATGGCTTGATGCTGTGACCTGGAATGAGCAGGGCTTGGTACCCGTCATTGCGCAGGAGTTCGGCAGTAATGACATTTTGATGATGGCTTGGATGAATCGCGATGCCTTGTTGGCAACCTTACGATTGGGTGAGGCTGTGTACTGGACGCGTTCACGCCAAAAGCTATGGCACAAAGGGGAAGAGTCTGGCCATACTCAAAAAGTGAAAGAAATTCGTCTGGATTGTGATGGCGATACGATTTTGCTGATTGTGGAGCAAAAGGATGGGATCGCCTGCCATACGGGTGAGCATAGTTGCTTCTTCCAACAGTGGGATTCAAGTAAAGCTGCCTGGGTAGATGAGTCCAGCAAAAGCAAGTGA
- a CDS encoding phosphoribosyl-ATP diphosphatase, whose translation MSSSVNKPSNLDSALAHLADVVDQRRDAFKAGNADPKTSYTALLFSKGDDGILKKIGEEATEAVMAAKDVRASNLASDQKKLLVGEMADLWFHCLIALSQFDLRPEDVIAELDRRLGTSGIEEKAARKAANKE comes from the coding sequence ATGAGCAGCTCAGTAAATAAACCTTCTAATTTGGATTCCGCATTAGCGCATTTGGCTGATGTGGTTGATCAACGTCGAGATGCTTTTAAGGCTGGTAATGCCGACCCTAAGACTTCTTATACCGCTTTGCTCTTCTCAAAAGGTGATGACGGGATTCTGAAAAAGATTGGCGAGGAAGCTACTGAAGCGGTCATGGCTGCTAAAGATGTGCGTGCATCCAACCTTGCTTCGGATCAGAAAAAATTATTGGTTGGCGAAATGGCGGATCTTTGGTTTCACTGTTTGATTGCGCTTTCTCAATTTGATTTGCGTCCCGAAGATGTAATTGCTGAATTAGATCGCCGTTTGGGAACATCTGGTATCGAAGAAAAGGCTGCCAGAAAAGCAGCCAATAAAGAGTAG
- a CDS encoding histidine triad nucleotide-binding protein, whose protein sequence is MSHDPNCLFCKISQGLIPSAKVYEDEEIYAFKDINPAAPVHFLMIPKKHIPMLESAESADAPLLGRMMELAPRLAKEQGCRPGKDGGFRLMVNNGADGGQEVYHLHLHVMGGPRPWKK, encoded by the coding sequence ATGAGTCACGATCCTAATTGCTTGTTTTGCAAAATATCGCAAGGTTTAATTCCCTCGGCTAAGGTCTATGAGGATGAAGAAATTTATGCCTTCAAAGACATTAATCCCGCAGCGCCAGTACATTTTTTAATGATTCCTAAGAAACATATTCCCATGCTGGAATCAGCGGAAAGCGCAGATGCCCCTTTGCTGGGTAGAATGATGGAATTAGCGCCTCGGCTCGCCAAAGAGCAGGGTTGCCGTCCTGGAAAAGATGGCGGCTTTAGATTAATGGTGAATAACGGTGCGGATGGTGGGCAGGAGGTTTATCACTTGCACTTGCATGTGATGGGCGGACCCCGCCCCTGGAAAAAGTAA
- the tatA gene encoding Sec-independent protein translocase subunit TatA, producing the protein MGSFSIWHWLIVLVIVMLVFGTKKLRNIGQDLGGAVKGFKEGMKTGEETKEQIAQSATASEKTVDVQVKDVNK; encoded by the coding sequence ATGGGTTCATTTAGCATTTGGCATTGGTTAATTGTTTTAGTGATTGTGATGTTGGTCTTTGGTACCAAGAAATTGCGCAACATCGGCCAAGATTTAGGCGGTGCTGTTAAAGGCTTTAAAGAGGGCATGAAAACTGGCGAAGAGACAAAAGAGCAAATTGCACAAAGTGCTACCGCTTCTGAAAAAACCGTTGATGTTCAAGTCAAAGACGTAAATAAGTAA
- the tatB gene encoding Sec-independent protein translocase protein TatB, with the protein MIDLGVSKLALIAVVALVVVGPERLPKVARMAGNLFGRAQRYMADVKSEVNRQMEMEEFKKFREESASVLKEVENSIHSVANEASANLTDQADIFETSFEKPPLDEKEVLRKTKRQGRNSWGVRRAARPVWFKRSSGIRTRVQSGAARMKRFHHSAGK; encoded by the coding sequence ATGATTGATTTAGGGGTTTCAAAACTTGCGTTGATAGCAGTGGTTGCTCTGGTAGTGGTTGGACCAGAGCGTTTACCAAAAGTGGCGCGAATGGCTGGCAATCTTTTTGGGCGTGCTCAGCGTTACATGGCAGACGTGAAGTCTGAAGTCAATCGACAAATGGAGATGGAGGAATTTAAAAAATTCCGCGAAGAGAGCGCCTCTGTTTTAAAAGAAGTCGAGAACAGTATCCATTCGGTTGCCAATGAAGCTAGCGCAAATCTAACTGATCAGGCTGACATCTTCGAAACCAGCTTTGAAAAGCCCCCACTTGATGAAAAAGAAGTGCTACGAAAAACGAAGCGACAAGGTCGCAATAGCTGGGGCGTCAGGCGCGCCGCAAGACCAGTTTGGTTTAAGCGTAGTTCCGGTATTCGTACTCGAGTGCAGTCAGGCGCAGCACGAATGAAGCGTTTTCATCACAGTGCGGGCAAGTAA
- the tatC gene encoding twin-arginine translocase subunit TatC, whose translation MTDNNTTEDSGIQESFLSHLFELRDRVVKSALAIIAVFVCLVYWAPDIFHLFAQPLLQALPAGGKMIVTDVTGSFFVPMKVTMLVAFLIALPVVMYQLWAFIAPGLYLHERKLILPLVVSSYTLFIIGMAFAYFLVFPTVFKFMASYNAPLGAEMSTDIDNYLSFAMTTFLAFGITFEVPVVVVVLVRMGMVSLAKLKEIRPYVIVGAFVISAVVTPPDVLSQLLLAVPMTLLYELGLLVARLYVPKSTEDSAATA comes from the coding sequence ATGACTGATAACAACACTACTGAAGATTCCGGAATTCAGGAATCTTTCTTATCGCATCTCTTTGAGTTGCGCGATCGCGTAGTGAAGTCTGCTTTGGCAATCATCGCAGTGTTCGTGTGTTTGGTTTATTGGGCTCCAGATATTTTTCATCTCTTTGCCCAGCCCTTGCTGCAAGCATTGCCAGCCGGAGGTAAGATGATTGTGACGGATGTTACCGGTTCATTCTTTGTGCCCATGAAGGTGACGATGCTGGTAGCGTTTTTGATTGCCTTGCCTGTAGTGATGTATCAGTTGTGGGCTTTCATTGCACCAGGTCTTTATTTGCATGAGCGCAAACTTATTCTGCCTTTGGTTGTTAGTAGCTATACCTTATTCATCATTGGCATGGCATTTGCTTACTTCTTGGTATTTCCAACTGTATTTAAATTCATGGCTAGTTACAACGCTCCACTTGGTGCGGAGATGTCCACGGACATTGATAACTATTTGAGTTTCGCAATGACCACCTTCTTGGCTTTTGGCATTACTTTTGAAGTGCCTGTTGTGGTGGTAGTTCTGGTTCGCATGGGCATGGTCTCATTAGCAAAGCTAAAAGAAATACGCCCATATGTGATTGTTGGTGCTTTTGTAATTTCTGCAGTCGTAACGCCACCAGACGTCTTATCTCAATTACTCCTAGCAGTGCCAATGACTTTGCTCTATGAGCTTGGTTTGCTTGTCGCCCGCCTCTATGTGCCTAAGTCAACCGAAGATTCTGCGGCAACAGCTTAA
- a CDS encoding tetratricopeptide repeat protein, producing the protein MASREFLKVLSSARMGDVLAQQKLAEAYLTGIFKTPIQPANALIWLEKSFLSLQNPEEAQESLGNDQILGVLRQVATIPPVETFNTPAFGFGWDILWDLSKSISAPIETVLLAKWQLANLLTNPTFQETQGQIFDWLKKRSIQTKNIASPEIGVIQKMARQFLEEVASSDQPFAQLAKELLIKLQPKNEALSSLWNAWLEDQNEDALQQAAELGLTSAKLTLGLRLAQLDSNVDKKSNASLKKAAHWLEFAAKDGDRDAWYALGEIYRRPQFSGYSAEESDRCFDRAADLGHPQAQYRKGANLWRKREKIEEKVRGLQASYWIWQAHQQGIADATALLGKILTSCTEPKKNDWYKLAQFADIALNHHAEYKLSEDWLLLCHRLIIANQFNFTKAELLLCEVGQLQHEHCVVVDIRWELPKILPRLIQIETIQQRRALLAAGKAFAGSDMDTEGNLRQRRYRFDQVTDWLGTTFSKSFSKQTDSEPA; encoded by the coding sequence ATGGCAAGCCGCGAATTCTTAAAAGTCCTCAGTTCAGCACGCATGGGTGATGTTTTAGCGCAACAAAAGTTAGCTGAGGCCTACCTTACGGGAATATTCAAAACACCAATTCAGCCAGCTAATGCATTGATTTGGCTAGAAAAATCATTTTTATCCCTGCAAAACCCGGAAGAAGCTCAAGAAAGTCTGGGAAATGACCAAATCCTGGGGGTTTTAAGGCAAGTTGCCACTATCCCCCCTGTTGAAACATTTAATACCCCCGCCTTTGGATTTGGATGGGACATTTTGTGGGATCTCTCCAAGTCCATATCGGCGCCCATTGAAACTGTTTTGCTAGCGAAGTGGCAGCTTGCCAATCTACTCACGAACCCAACATTTCAAGAAACACAAGGCCAAATTTTTGATTGGCTTAAAAAGAGGTCTATTCAAACAAAAAATATTGCCTCACCAGAGATAGGCGTCATACAAAAAATGGCTCGACAATTTCTGGAAGAAGTTGCAAGTAGCGATCAGCCATTTGCACAATTAGCTAAAGAGCTGTTAATAAAACTACAACCGAAAAACGAAGCCCTCTCCTCGTTATGGAATGCGTGGCTGGAAGATCAAAATGAAGATGCCCTTCAGCAAGCAGCCGAACTTGGGCTTACATCTGCAAAACTCACGTTAGGTTTGCGCCTTGCACAGTTAGATTCAAATGTTGATAAAAAATCCAACGCCTCTTTGAAAAAAGCAGCTCATTGGCTAGAATTTGCTGCAAAAGATGGTGATCGTGATGCATGGTATGCCTTAGGAGAAATTTATCGTCGCCCACAGTTCTCGGGCTATAGCGCCGAAGAAAGCGACCGTTGCTTTGATCGAGCAGCTGATCTTGGGCACCCCCAAGCGCAATATCGTAAGGGAGCGAATCTTTGGCGCAAGCGAGAGAAAATTGAAGAAAAAGTTCGTGGCCTACAAGCATCTTATTGGATATGGCAAGCACACCAACAAGGAATTGCCGATGCAACAGCATTACTAGGCAAGATATTGACCAGCTGTACTGAGCCAAAGAAAAATGATTGGTACAAGCTTGCTCAATTTGCTGATATCGCATTGAATCACCACGCCGAATATAAACTCAGCGAAGATTGGCTTTTACTTTGCCACCGACTCATCATAGCCAATCAATTTAACTTTACTAAAGCAGAGCTCTTACTCTGCGAAGTAGGTCAGCTTCAACATGAACACTGCGTCGTTGTCGACATTAGATGGGAACTACCAAAAATATTGCCCAGACTGATTCAGATTGAAACCATTCAGCAACGTCGCGCATTATTAGCCGCCGGAAAAGCCTTTGCAGGATCCGATATGGATACTGAAGGCAATTTACGCCAAAGACGTTATCGCTTCGACCAGGTCACTGACTGGCTAGGGACGACCTTTTCGAAAAGTTTTAGCAAGCAAACCGATTCGGAGCCAGCTTAA